The proteins below are encoded in one region of Ascaphus truei isolate aAscTru1 chromosome 10, aAscTru1.hap1, whole genome shotgun sequence:
- the ASB17 gene encoding ankyrin repeat and SOCS box protein 17 has protein sequence MPLEDWSCPPAYLVPRTFAPVYCPSPTGITPLVYVAQTRQSTILKLLLQYGILEREKSPFNIISRILFYPSRMRVMTDHELKDIHEDAKTCLQLCVSVLSFIPVSDIEKQVSFGRPPIISNWQDFIPPTRDKEPCELLHLCRISIRSQLFKKHMLPNGIFSLPIPVILQHYLNLDM, from the exons aacTTTTGCACCAGTATATTGCCCAAGCCCAACTGGAATTACACCTTTAGTTTATGTTGCCCAGACTAGGCAGTCAACTATTTTGAAACTATTACTGCAGTATGGCATCCTGGAAAGAGAGAAAAGCCCATTTAACATTATATCCAGAATTCTGTTCTACCCTTCAAGAATGAGGGTAATGACTGATCATGAATTAAAAGATATCCATGAAGATGCTAAAACATGCCTACAACTATGTGTCAGCGTCCTTTCCTTCATTCCAGTCTCAGACatagag AAACAGGTTTCTTTTGGAAGACCTCCTATCATATCCAACTGGCAAGATTTTATTCCACCAACAAGAGACAAAGAACCCTGTGAACTCTTACATCTCTGCAGAATATCGATAAGGAGCCAACTGTTTAAGAAACACATGCTTCCAAATGGTATCTTTTCTCTGCCAATTCCTGTTATCTTACAGCATTATTTAAACTTGGATATGTAA